tttactTACTCAGGTGATAAATGAGTCCAAGAACATAAAAACCTAATATATAACCCAAGCATAAAGTATACCTGACAAGTTGTCAAAGCACCAAAATGTCGTGAACACCTACAAAGCAACTAAAGATTGAAACATTTCTTTGCTCCTGGCTGTTTTCCTTGGACACAATTTCCAGTTACAATGTTTGGAAGGGAGAATATATACATTTCCCATGTAGTAATAGCAAGTGCAGTGGTAAAGCAAACAGAAAGCAATCTGAGTACATGGAAAGTGAAATACTCTTCAGCAGGTCAAATCCTTAACACGTGGCCTTGTTTTCACCCTTGCTAAAGAGGAATTGCGCTTCTTTGTTAATGCCTTCTCTTTCAAACTATACAAGATGTACTTGTGAGGTAATAAACATTCTGCTTacaaatgcatttcttttctttcttatcataCATTTAAGTGCAGtgaaattcaatttatttcaatgtcatatttcttaaatgttaaaaacaatatatttaaaatatactctttCATTAATTTCATGTACAACAACTGTCATGTACAATACCTCAAAACAGTTCCCTGCAAAGGAGTAGTTGATGCCCTCTTGTGGCTAAAGGACTTTTTAGACAAAAAAATGCAATGTACCATTTTCTTACCTTATTCCCAGGTTCTACCAATCTGCTTGGTGAATGAAAGCTGCAAATCAgtccaagctttttttttttcttttaataacagtTCTCTATAGCTGTTAGTACTAATTTTCATTAGAAAATGCTGTACACATTTTATAACCtctgattttgaatttaaaaacctGTAAACAGCTTATTTACAATATAGTACAAGTTATAAATTAGTTGTCCTCCATTGGAACTGCCATCTACACACTCTTGTTTAGGTGATGAGACTACCCCAAGTCAGTGAAAACATCTCTGGGTTATTCCACAATGAAATGTCAAATATTAGAAATAGCCACTGGTTTCCTCTCTCTCATATGCAAGTCGATTTTTCCTTTGAGTGGAATTTGTACTTCCAAATTTTCGTCTTCCCTGTGAtgctttttccctctccttaAACAGATGTATATGCCCATCCCTGTAACAAGTGTGATAGAACCCAAGCTTATTACAGACAGAGCTACTAAGGTAGGCACACAGGACACAGACTCGACTTTCCTGTGAGTTGGTTCTATGGAGATCTGTGGTTCTTTCTCCTCTATGTTAATTTCTGGTTCCTTTCTTAAAAGACTCTCAATGTAGCTCTCATTACTGACAGTATCGTTGACAAATAGATTCACCATGACCGTGGAGTGGAGAGGTTCGGGATAACCATGATCGCTCACTTTCACCAGTAAACGATGGAGTCCATAATCTGTCTGCAGCAATGCCTCTTCCAAAGTAATGTTGCCGGTTTTAGGGTCAATCCTAAAGGACTCGGGCCTAGGACCTCTTCTTCCTATGATGCTGTAAGCTATGACAGCGTTCATGCCCGTGTCTTTGTCAACAGCATAGACCTCTGTGACTGGGGAGCCGGGCAGAGTAGAAGGCAGTACCAACAGGTAGGACATGTTAGATTGAGGGAACAGAACAAGAGGAGGGTTGTCATTGATATCTAGAAGGAGAATTGTGATTTTTGCAGTTGAAGAGAGGGCAGGCTGGCCCCCGTCAACAGCTTCGACCCACAAAGTATAGGAGCTCTGCTGCTCTCTGTCCAAAGACACTTTGGCTCTCAGCATGCCCTTTCCTGTGTCTATGACAAAAATATCACTCTGGTTCACCACCGAGAGGGCGACCCATCCATTTCGTCCGGCATCAGCATCTGTTACACTAATTACCCCAATTTCACCATATCCTGGAAAGTTTTCTGGCACAAAAAAGCTGAAGTCCTTGTTGATGAACCTAGGGCTGTTGTCATTTTTATCCAACACCGTGAGAACCACAGTGGCTACTGATTCTCTGGGTGGCTTCCCAGAGTCAACAGCTCTGACTGTGTAcctgtacttttctttctcttctcggTCCAGCTGAGTAGAAACTGTCAGAATTCCTGTGACACTGTCTAAGGAAAAATACGATGGGGCATCAGGTCCCAGAAAATAGGAAACCTGGCCTctctctccactgtcagcatCTGTAGCATATAGCTTAGTCAAAAAGGCATTGGGTGCATTGTTTTCTTCAATAGTTAGTTCCAGCAAGGGTTGCAGGAAAATAGGGGCATTGTCATTGTCATCTAAAAGTTgcactttaataatttttttgacatGAAATCCCTCAGAGTTCCAGGCCACCACCGCTATTTCGTAGAACTGCTGTAGCTCATAGTCCATAAGTTTTGTGGTTTCCAGCAAATATTCATTACTGTATGGTTTGTAAGGTGATAACTGAAATGGTCCTTCACCGTCCAGGTAGCAGTTCACCTTGTATTTACCTTCTGGATCTCTTATGGTGAAGAATGCAATTGGAGTGTTAATAGGCTCCAGTTCTTTCAGGTAAACAACACCATCCACCTCATTTGCTATATAACGAGGCACAATTTCAGGTGGTCTGAAAATGACTTTGATAATGGTCACCAGGGCCGTGGTCACAGCGGGGATGCAGCCTGGCCCGTTGGCAAGGATGGTGAGCTTGTGCGTTTGCAGAACACTCCCCCCGATCTTACTGAAAAGTTTAATGACTCCGGTGGTTTCATCCAGATGGAATAAATCCTTGGATGCCTGTGGAACTTTCTGGCTGTACGAGTAAGTGATCTGAGCATTGGTTCCCAAGTCTCTATCCACAGCCTGGACAGCTGCAACCGGTGTGCCCACTGTAGCATTCCCAAACACAGTGACATTGATTTGTGAGTCTGCGAAGAGAGGGCAATTGTCATTAATGTCAGTTATGCCAATGGTGAGGGTGGCGCTGCCCAGCAGTGGTGGGGACCCACCATCCTCTGCTATGATGATACTCACATACTGGTCCTGGGTCTCCCTGTCCAGTAGTCCCATGACAATTAGATAGGGAGTGCGCTCCCCATTCTCATTCTCCTCCACATCCAGGGTGAACATGCGATGGTAGTCCAGCAAACGGTAGGTCTGCACCCCATTCGTGCCTATATCTGGGTCCATGGCAGGGTGCTCTATGGCCAGCCGGGTGTTTACAGGTGCGTTTTCTGGCACCCAAACTGAGATTTGGGAAACGGGGAACTGCGGGGCATTGTCATTAATGTCCCGGATTGCGATTTTCACCTTCACAAACCGAAAGTACTCCTGAGGCAGGACCAGTACGTCCAGAAGCAAAAGACAAGAgtcagaggaaggggaggaggagatggaaaTGCTGCCGCCCCAGgcacctcctccacctccttctaGACACAGGGCCTCCCGGTCGATCTCCTGGTCAGAAGTGTGCAGCTCCCCGGAGCGGTTGTCTAGGGTCACGTACTGGCCACTCAGTCCCCGGGAAGCCAGGCTGAAGGAGAGAGGGGGGCTCCGCTCAGCCAGGGTGCGCTCAGGCAGCTGCGGCATCTGGTCCTGCCTCCCGGCGGCTCGGGGCACCAGCCGCAGGTCCTCGGCCAGGCTGCCGATGAGCACCCCCGCCGGCAGTCCCTCGTTCAGGCTGTACAGAAGCTCCGTGGCCCGGCTGTAACTTGCGAGGCAGTTGAAGGGTCCCAcgaagaggaaaaacagaaagagatgctgaaagtggggggaggggagaaggctcGTTACACACACGCGGGAACACGGAGATTGGAGTCAGAAACCAGTGTCACGGGGTCCTATTTGCCCCCATCCCCGTTCCCAAAGGCAAACCCTCTAGTcggagagggatggagaggaaaCTTGCTGTAAAGGAGATCTTTGGGGCAACATTGTCGCCAAAACTTAatgtttctgttcagtttctgcaacccccccccttttccccccGCTCTCCATCAGCACCCTCATTGAGTTAATAATCGGAATCCCAAGCCATAAAGCATCCCTGGAAACACGCGGCCGAGTGGAGAGGACTCCGCTCAGGGACTGCGCAACGCCGCAGGGAAACCACCGGGGTAGGCTATGGGGAGGGAGAAGGTTGGTAGTGGAGAGGAATGAGCGATGATGGGCGATTCATCAATTTATTTCCCATTGAAATGTTTCTACCACTAAGGTCCCCGGAACGCGAAATGTGCTACATCCCTTTTTGTGAGACCACCGCTGCCAACAacaatatcaataataataatacggGAAACATAGTGACACGTTTCCTTcggacccccccctcccccattaaaTAAACACTTTGGGTCAGAGAAGTGATTTTCATTTTAGCTCTCATCTATCAAACCGAAAGGACCTGGATCGCCACCTACTATTAAGCCCTCACTAATCCCCCTCCCCTAAGGGAAGAGTAGGAGAGGCGGAAAATGCTTACGCAAAAACAATTTGTCAATTACAGCGGCCAGTGCTAGCAGGTGCCGGCAGCAGGACATAATCTCCGCACCCCTGTGTCTCAAGCCGataaccccctccccccacctcatcTGCCTACATTCCTATTTCAAAAACTTCCTCTCCCGACCCAAGGACTAGCCGATTCCTTGCTAAAATGAAGACACCTTATCCCaaactccctttccctcccccaacctTCCCGTGAAGTTTGGATTGAGGTAAAAGGTTCGAAAAACCGTCAAGGAGTAGGAACTGCCTCACAGCACCGCAACTTGTCTGGACCCCAACCCTTACCGGCAGGCTTCTGTGGCTGGTGCTGCTCCTGGGACGACTTAGACGCCCCATATCCAGGCGCGGGTGCCAGGTCGCTGGGCGCCAGCTCACTGCCAGGGCCCGCGAGCTGCGCGCATTCCCTCGGCCGCGCATTCCCAGGGAGGCTGCAGTCAGCGCGCTCCTGACGGGAGGGCGGCAGAAGACACTCCCTCTCTGTTCATGCAAATCGCTGGGGAACTTCAGCCAATAGTCACTGGCTCGTCAATTAAGGATGGGAGCGAAAGGGGGGCGGAAAGGCGCGGGGCTGAAGGGCACGGTCATGGTTTCCTTCCCAGGACGTGGGTGAGTCCGGACCCCGCCGGAGGAGCCGGAACGGGGGGACTTGCCTCTCAAGACTGCGACGTGGCGCCACCCGGTCTGGCCCCGGAGCGCGTGCCCACCAGATCTCCCTCCTCGCCGCACCAGTCACAGCTCAAGTCCACAGGTTGCGAGCACGACAGGGCGAattagcataaataaataaataagcctgcTTCTGTATATCTGAATAGAGAGAGCGAGGAAGTCGGCGCTACCGAGCAGCCACAGGCGCGAGCCCCAAACGCTTGCTCCTGCCACCAGTTCTTCGGAGAGACTTGGATCAGGCGGTGtttgcaacagagagagaaaacccgCTCTTCTCTGCGGAGGGAAGGAATCCCAAACTCTTCCTAAGGTGGTCTGAGCCTGAAAAGCAAACCTATGAATTCGGTGAGGGATTTGACCTGCTCTAATTTTGAAGCTTCGCCGTTGGTGGCCAGTTTCCTAGTTGTACGCGCCAGGGTCTCTGGGTGTCTTCCTTGTGGTCCTACTTTAGAGGCAGTTGTGGCTTCTGGCCAGGGGAAGAGCCAAGGGGGGGAGTGGAAACAATTGTGTGGTAACACAAGTAGTTCTGCCTGTAAGTAATTTGAACATACTTCTCTCGgggtgaattttcttttttcactcacTGAAgcttaggtaaaaaaaaaaaaaaaaaaattggttactTTTCAAattatcacccccccccccccccccatcccccttgGAATACTTCTTGGGAAAGCAGGCCTTTAGAAAGGAATCCTGGAGGAGTGTGGTGCAAAAATGCTTGGACATTTCCTCGGGCTCTCACACTCAAGGGCCATGTgacctgtttcttcatttataaaatcaggGCTGGTGAGAGACTCCAACGCATTAAGTCTCTGAAACACTTTTTGATCTGCAGGGTGCCatataaataatggaaaagaCCATTGGTCTTTCCCTGCGTAGACATTTCTCTTCATCACTGGGTTTCCAGATAGCCTGTGCACTGCCCTGAACATAAAATCCTCCCCACTGAATATTTAGTGACTGAGCCCAGAATACAAAAATCTTCCTCCTGGGTCAGAGAAAGATCTAACATCCCTGTACTTTCCATGGGCACCACTTTAATCTTCCTATTCTCCCTTATACTAACTAGAATATAAATTGGTTGGCTGAACTGATTGTtttgctctttcctcttttctcttcatcCCGACTAATTCTAGAGACACGGAGTCCTAAATATTGACAACACACTACATCAAAACACCTGGTGTATGTAAGTTTCTTATTGAGCAATAGGACCATACACAGAATGCACAAACAGAATCCCTTATAATACATATCTGGCATATGCTAGGGATCTGGTTTACAGAATTAGCTCCCTGAAGCTCTTTAGAATGAAAATTGAGCGGGAGTAAAGTGGTGAACACACGGGAATGTGTTCAGGTGGGTGTGAGGCCACTATACAGCTGATAAACAAAGTACCGTCAGAGAAGTATGATTTGTCTGTCCTTACCTCTTCAGCTGCTAATTCTGCCCTACCGCTGACCTTTTACCATAATTGGTAAATATTTACTCACGGATCTGTAGTTGAAACATGTCCGATTCCAAAAATCAGTACCAAGCTGCTTCTGAAATGTGTTTAATTTAGGTCTTCACACCTTACCCACAGCTTCCGGAAGTTTGGGGCACATGGCTAGAATCAGGCAATATGTCAGCCGTCAGAGTACATGTAGGCTGGACCCACAGTCTGAATTAATTTTACATCTGTACAGATGGCAACAGTGGTAGACTGTGTATCCCCCTTACAGTTCATGCCCTCTCCAACAGGTTAAAAtcactcaccttttttttttttttggtgaaaatatgggaatctctttccttaatttgTCCCTTGTTTACAATGACACCAAACGGGAGCTGTAGTTTATGAAGATAATTCTATGGAAGGGACACTGcctctttgtatttattttgttgactGTCTTTAAGCTCCTTGGACTCTGTCTGTGGACTCttaaactctttctttttctacagtGGATAGTTTTGGCACAGATGCACCATTTTCAAGTGTCCCCCACACCACATCACGGCAGAATTTTGGTCTCCTGACTATACCATCCAGCTGCTCTCTATGGAAAAGGTTAGTGCGCCTCTTCTGCTTCATTAAGTAGGCAAGAAATTAAATCTGTGTATTCTATAATACATAGATTTAGCAATAATTTTGCTAGAGTGTTTCTACAAAGCATGACCAAATGAACTATAATGTAAGTTGAAACAGAAGTTAAACATTCTGGAGATAACGTTTGGAATGTCAGTAATAACCCCCATTGCTTTGTGATTGCAAAGTCCCTGGATGGAAGTTTGTCATCAAAACTGGAAGACCTGGGCACAATTTGAGGTAAAACTTTCCTGTCACAGTCCCAGCTGTTAACTGAGCTACTTGTTATTGTGTCTCCTTTTTGAAGATCTAAGCAGAGGTTTCATGCAGTTTTacactgaatgaaagaagacCAAATacccctctttcttctcctgtaCCTTCATCCTGGGTACAGTGAAAGCATTCCCACCCTCCTGTTCCTTATGAGGCCAGCCCTGTGACCTACCATCTGGTGTCAcatatttctttctaaagatGACTTAGGGAGCTTATGCTATTACTCCCTTGAAAAATAATACTTATGAACTTCTCAGATGTCTCAATTGCTCTGGGCCTGCTTCCCAGGTGTTTTGTAAAAATTGATCTAGAAGAATAGTTAGATTATATGCCTCCTGAGCCTATTTTTTTCTATAGACAAGGAAAACAATATGATACAATAGATGGCACACTGAGCAGAGCCAGGAAATTTGGATTCCATTTTCTGGGTTGTTGCTAGGTTACTGTGTGACTTTAGGTAAGTTATCACACTTCTCTGTTTCAATTTCCTATAAATACACCCCTATACACTACATGGACTAATAAGCATTAAATGGATTACCTAATATCTGTCATTAATAGACACTGAATAATGATGCACAGGTCAATTTGATTATTACTTACTGCGTTTGCAATGTTTAATTATTGATTAATattcataattaataataaataatattacaagtaatataattaataattactataataaataagtgtaataattaatataatgatAATtagtaaaatgataaataaatgttaattaatatgaataataatttcCATTTACTGCAAGGCTTCTCCCATTGCAGTCTGATCTATTTATAAGGGGTGAGCATGCTTATAGGTGTCTCTCAGGATACCATCTTCAAACTTTGTACATCTATCAAACATactctaaactttaaaaatatttggagtgttttgttttccaggtAGCTTTTATATCGAACCATTTAACGTATTTTAATAACAGTATAGTATTCACAAAGGTTCATGGAATTAATATATACACTGATATTTAAACCTATTTTGAACCATAGTCCTATAAATGTTCTAATTAATTCAGGATTGTAAATAAGTATAAATttagaatatgaccttattttaagaatattacatttttgcttattaatatatgaaatgagAAGCCCCTTTAGATGATTTAGATATATGCATGtaaacatataatgtatattttacatatatgtaaatataaatagtGTAAAATATAGGACATATAATACAAATAtggtataatataaaataattacaatatgtatttataattaaatataattataataattaaatatatatttatataatgtttttaaattaagtatgtatttatataatatatattttaaaatctattattttataaatataaattatatatttatacacattacataatatgtataaatgGAATGTATGTGTATACAGACACACATTCTTTTTCTAATGAACAATCAAGATTGAGATATGATCACATTTATAAAGCCaatacaatatttgaaaaataataaaattgaccAACTACTGAGGTTCAGTTATGTTTTGAACATGCTATCTATTTGGTTGCTCCTGACAACAGTTTTTAAATGTAGGTATTATTAGTTCAGTTTTACAGCCATAAATTACATGTCTATCAATATCTATGGCTCTAATCTGTGGCCTCCAAAGCAAATGGTCTTTCTACTCTGGTATGCCCTCCTCACCAGAATGGATGGATCTAGGCcctgtatatatttaaatgtattgcaAGGAGTGCTTGGGtgcctcaattggttaagtgtctggctcttaattttggttcaggtcatggtttcacagtctGGGATGcagcccccaaccccaacccccccacgctgggctctgcactgacattgtggagtctgcttaggattctctctttccctctctttctgcccctccctctactctctctctctttcactcactctcaaaacaaataaataaataaataaataaataaataaataaatgtttttcaagcCAACAAATGTTTATCACTGATCTACAGTAAGAAAAACACCGTCAGCCTAGATTGGCTATATGATGCCTTTATGAAGTAAAAACTTCTTTAGTCAGTTGCTATGTCCTAAACAGATATTCATACAGAAACACAAATTCCTCTGTGTTTGGCCAGCTTCACTCTTAAGATTTGTAGACTTAGAATATATTATGTGAGTATATTTATTGTGTATACTTGAAAGTCCTGCAAAGTTCCAAGTAATTATATTACTTAGATGCATTGCCTAGTTAACcctcattttatatattagttgagagcaagagagatggTGCATAACTAATTCAAAGTTTAGAAGTACTCCTATTTCATGGAATAGTAGATTTTGGCCTCAGGAATGTATCTGATATTAGAGGCTTACTATGACAAAAAGCAGTTATTTTCATACCTTCTATGCCTTCCTAAAACTTTAACCTCAAACATTGCCATCAATACCAGTTAGTtacttcatattattttatttttcaaattcacaAGTATTTTTAAGAATCAGTACTACAATAGTTCCCCCTTATCTTCAGGGCATAATGTTCTAAGACCTCCAGTGGATGCCTAAAACCACACATAGTACGGAACGctgtttttcctatacatatataccaatgttaaaacttaattatttttaagtttacttatttttggagagagagagagacagagagagagcagaacagagagagagggaaacagagaatcccaagcaggctccgcacagtcagcacagagcccaatgcaggggtagaacccatgaactgtgaacttgagacatgagccaaaatcaagagtcaggtacttaactgactgagccactcaggcgccctgaaagcttaatttataaattaggttatgtaataaaagttatgtgaatgtggctttcctgtctccctctctcaaaatatcttaccaTATTGTACTcatccttcttgtgatgatgtgagataataaaatgccTGCGTGATGAGATGAAGGGAGGGGAATGATGTAGACACTGTGACcagcattaggctactattgtCTTTCTGACAGCATTGCGGAAGGAGAATCATCTGCTTCCGGATTACAGTTTCCCTGGGGGGTAACTAAAACCCCTGGAAGcaaaacagaggaaaaggaggggatGACTGTAATTTAGGTAGATTGTTGGTCAAGTATatcaaacaaacttaaaaaaagaaagagcctaCATTGCATTTTCCCTACACAACTCAGAGATTAATTGTGTGGCTAATAGGAAATGAGCATATTGGTTCTTTTGCTTAAAAAGCTGTATAATTGctttagtaaataaatatgcatgtatactCTGTGTATACAAGGATGCACATAAGATAAGTTACTATAATACAAACTTGTATTCTAAAACACTGAACATGGGAATGTGCAGTGTATGTGACTCCTGAAAGCATTTGTCTATACTAATGagtactttctttttgttttagaaaacttCGTGTAAATGGGTTTtacatttctcctctttccccacatATTCCAAGAGGAAGGTTGGAGTGGGGTAGAACAGTCAAGGTAGGGTAGAgcagttctttta
The sequence above is a segment of the Panthera uncia isolate 11264 chromosome A1 unlocalized genomic scaffold, Puncia_PCG_1.0 HiC_scaffold_16, whole genome shotgun sequence genome. Coding sequences within it:
- the PCDH20 gene encoding protocadherin-20 gives rise to the protein MRGRGNARSSRALAVSWRPATWHPRLDMGRLSRPRSSTSHRSLPHLFLFFLFVGPFNCLASYSRATELLYSLNEGLPAGVLIGSLAEDLRLVPRAAGRQDQMPQLPERTLAERSPPLSFSLASRGLSGQYVTLDNRSGELHTSDQEIDREALCLEGGGGGAWGGSISISSSPSSDSCLLLLDVLVLPQEYFRFVKVKIAIRDINDNAPQFPVSQISVWVPENAPVNTRLAIEHPAMDPDIGTNGVQTYRLLDYHRMFTLDVEENENGERTPYLIVMGLLDRETQDQYVSIIIAEDGGSPPLLGSATLTIGITDINDNCPLFADSQINVTVFGNATVGTPVAAVQAVDRDLGTNAQITYSYSQKVPQASKDLFHLDETTGVIKLFSKIGGSVLQTHKLTILANGPGCIPAVTTALVTIIKVIFRPPEIVPRYIANEVDGVVYLKELEPINTPIAFFTIRDPEGKYKVNCYLDGEGPFQLSPYKPYSNEYLLETTKLMDYELQQFYEIAVVAWNSEGFHVKKIIKVQLLDDNDNAPIFLQPLLELTIEENNAPNAFLTKLYATDADSGERGQVSYFLGPDAPSYFSLDSVTGILTVSTQLDREEKEKYRYTVRAVDSGKPPRESVATVVLTVLDKNDNSPRFINKDFSFFVPENFPGYGEIGVISVTDADAGRNGWVALSVVNQSDIFVIDTGKGMLRAKVSLDREQQSSYTLWVEAVDGGQPALSSTAKITILLLDINDNPPLVLFPQSNMSYLLVLPSTLPGSPVTEVYAVDKDTGMNAVIAYSIIGRRGPRPESFRIDPKTGNITLEEALLQTDYGLHRLLVKVSDHGYPEPLHSTVMVNLFVNDTVSNESYIESLLRKEPEINIEEKEPQISIEPTHRKVESVSCVPTLVALSVISLGSITLVTGMGIYICLRRGKKHHREDENLEVQIPLKGKIDLHMRERKPVAISNI